ATCGAGGCGCTGCCCCTGCGCCAGGCCCAGATCGTGCGCGAAGGGACGGACCTCACGCTCGTCGCCTACGGGGCGATGGTGCGGGTCGCCCGCGAGGCGGCGGACGTGCTGGCCGGGGAAGACGGCGCCCAGTGCGAGGTGATCGACCTCCTGACGATCTCGCCGCTCGACCGGCAGACCGTCGTCGCCTCCGTGCAGAAGACGGGCCGGGCGGTCATCGTGCACGAGGCCCCCCGGAGTTTCGGGCCTGGGGCCGAGATCGCCGCGTCCATCGTGGAGGGAGCCTTTCTGTCCCTGGAGGCGCCGATCCGCCGGGTGACGGCCTGGGACGTCTCGTTCGTGGGGTTCGCGCGCGAGCGGACCCACATTCCGGACGCCGGCCGCGTCGTGGCGGCCGTGCGCGAGACGCTCGCGTACTGACCTGGTGCGGCTGATCGCCGGGCTCGCGCTGGGCGCCCTGCTGCCGACCGGCGCCGCCGCCTTCGGCCAGGAGACGCCCGACCGCACTCTGCGGGTCGTCACCTTCAACATCTTCCACGGTGGGGCCGCCTCGGGGTTGACCGGCGATACCGCCTGGCTCGACGGCCGACTCGATCTGGCTGTCCGCGAGCTCCGGGCCCTCGACCCCGACGTCATCGCGCTCCAGGAAGCCTCGACCGGTCACGGCCGCAGCAACGTGGCCGCCAGCCTCGCCCGCGAGCTCGGGCTTCACCACGTCCACGCGCCGGCCACCTCCCGGGTCTTTCCGCTCGGATTGCTGAACCAGTTCGCGGTGTGGTTGATCGGTTTTGCCGAGGGACCCGCGGTCCTGAGCCGCTTCCCCATCGCGGGCTGGGAGGTTCACGATTTGCCCCGCTGCAGCCAGGCGCTGGACCCGCGCGTGCTCCTGCGCGCGGCGCTCGTGACTTCCTGGGGGAGCCTCGACGTCTACTCCACCCACACCACCCGCGATACCTGCCAGCATCGCCGGGTCGCCGAGCTGGTGGGGGCCCGGCGCAACGCGTTGCC
The nucleotide sequence above comes from Candidatus Methylomirabilota bacterium. Encoded proteins:
- a CDS encoding endonuclease/exonuclease/phosphatase family protein; its protein translation is MRLIAGLALGALLPTGAAAFGQETPDRTLRVVTFNIFHGGAASGLTGDTAWLDGRLDLAVRELRALDPDVIALQEASTGHGRSNVAASLARELGLHHVHAPATSRVFPLGLLNQFAVWLIGFAEGPAVLSRFPIAGWEVHDLPRCSQALDPRVLLRAALVTSWGSLDVYSTHTTRDTCQHRRVAELVGARRNALPSVVMGDFNAVQGGEAIAALAGAGFVDVFSAANPGAAGWTVWQRIEVPESTVYRRVDYVFVLPGTAVSVRVRSSRVVLNTPGRLGNGAVLWPSDHYGVLADLELLERR